From the genome of Mucispirillum schaedleri ASF457:
CTATGCATGTTCCACAGGACTATGTGGAAGAAGTTGCAAACGATATATTTTTTAAAAGTTATAAATCGCTTAAAACATTTAAAAATGATTCTCCACTTATTAACTGGCTGACTGTTATATCTATTAGAACATGTAAAGATTTCTGGCGTAAAAAATATGCTCAGAAAGATATGCCGATGTCATCTTTTAGTGAAGAAACAGAGCAGACTATTGAGCAGGGTATAGATTACAGAACACCTGAAGATAATATTTTAGGTGAAGAAAAGTATAAAATGCTTATGAAAGCAATGGAATATTTAAAGCCTGTAGAAAGAACTATTATTTCTATGATGTATGCAGAAGAAAGAAGTGTTGCAGAAATTGCTTCAATTACAGGCATGACAGAATCAAATGTAAAAGTAACAGCATTTCGTGCCAGAAAAAAATTATCAGAAATACTTAATACTATGATGTAGAGGAGTATGATATGGAAAAAAAATATACTGAAAAAGAAATTGAAAATATATTAAAATCATTAAAACATAAAGAAATATTGCCGAAATCTGATTTTACACTTAGTGCTATGCAGCGTATAAAAAATGACAGCAGTTTTGATGATGATATTATGAAATTAGACGAAACAGATGATATGCTTGAATGTCTTGCTTTTATAGATGAAGTAAAACCAAGTGATAATTTTACAAATAATGTAATGGCAAAAATAAAAACAGAGCAGAATTTTAAATATGATGAAGAAAATATTGATAGTGTATTAAGCCTGCTTAGTAAACAGCCAGTTGTAACTCCGTCAAAAGATTTTACAAGTAAAGTAATGACAAAAATTGATGAAACTGATGTTAATTATAATGTTATATCCTTTGAAAAAGTATATAAAAAATTCTTAATAGTTTCAGCTGTTGCAGCAGCTGCTGCTGTTCTTTTAGCATTTAATCTTTTTTCAAATTATGACCCTGCAATGGCAGAGTTTATGGTAACAGATTATTTTAATATGGGGTTGTATAAATAAATGACAGTTAAAAAATCTATTAAATTTATATTTGCATTTTTGACTATATTTTTTCTAGGTGCATTAACTGGTGCATCTATTATGCCAGTTGTTTTTAATAAAGTAGGCGGCAACCCTTATTCTATTAATGTATTATCTGAGCGAATATATAATACCCACCTTTTAAAAAATGCAGGTCTTACACCAGACCAGAAAGCTGCTCTTGATGAACTTTCTGCAAAATATGTATTAAAATACACTGCAGAAAGAGATATGTTTATGGCAAAACGAAGAACATTATACAGTAATTTTAAATTTGATGTAGATAAAATATTAACACC
Proteins encoded in this window:
- a CDS encoding RNA polymerase sigma factor encodes the protein MEINDIDIIIEVLDGNTDKFAILIDKYKNKIFKIVSMHVPQDYVEEVANDIFFKSYKSLKTFKNDSPLINWLTVISIRTCKDFWRKKYAQKDMPMSSFSEETEQTIEQGIDYRTPEDNILGEEKYKMLMKAMEYLKPVERTIISMMYAEERSVAEIASITGMTESNVKVTAFRARKKLSEILNTMM